From a single Lolium rigidum isolate FL_2022 chromosome 7, APGP_CSIRO_Lrig_0.1, whole genome shotgun sequence genomic region:
- the LOC124671786 gene encoding transcription factor RF2a-like, whose amino-acid sequence MGPGEHVFLLLILSYTPPPPAPPLSPRRRRWTRPRIPLPDPPPWPPYPPPSPRPPPPRDRTSRRPRSEDSPPRRTSRHRRAQSEILLGATALPDDLAFDAADLGVVAAATDDDDEEDEYEDYEEGPGGGNAGSRMFQMFLEAGGRLGEPTMDSAAPYPPPPPARPRHQHIMSMDGSTSFASASSAAALGGRAAADAKKAISDAKLALVDPRRAKR is encoded by the coding sequence ATGGGTCCGGGCgagcatgtcttcctcctcctaatCCTAAGCTACACCCCTCCCCCGCCTGCTCCTCCTCTCTCCCCTCGCCGGCGGAGGTGGACTCGGCCCCGCATTCCCCTCCCAGATCCCCCACCATGGCCACCCTACCCGCCCCCGTCTCCGCGTCCACCTCCGCCGCGGGATCGGACGTCGCGCCGCCCACGCTCGGAGGACTCGCCGCCGCGCCGCACGTCCAGGCACCGCCGCGCGCAGTCGGAGATCCTCCTCGGGGCCACCGCCCTTCCCGACGACCTTGCCTTCGACGCCGCTGACCttggcgtcgtcgccgccgccaccgacgacgacgacgaagaggacgagtACGAGGACTACGAGGAGGGGCCCGGCGGCGGTAACGCGGGCAGCCGCATGTTCCAGATGTTCCTCGAGGCCGGCGGCAGGCTCGGCGAGCCCACCATGGACTCCGCCGCGCCCTACCCGCCCCCGCCGCCTGCGCGCCCGCGCCACCAGCACATCATGTCCATGGACGGCTCCACCTccttcgcctccgcctcctccgccgccgcgctgggcgggagggccgccgccgatgccaagaaggccatctccGACGCCAAGCTCGCCCTCGTTGACCCCAGGCGCGCCAAAAGGTGA